One region of Macadamia integrifolia cultivar HAES 741 chromosome 11, SCU_Mint_v3, whole genome shotgun sequence genomic DNA includes:
- the LOC122093113 gene encoding probable E3 ubiquitin-protein ligase ATL45 — translation MNRIQYGIVRLNRRLRRVVANGEKLIAMLETSNNFGSQSQPDVDGNGNEDVDDDDKEEEEENLKCVICLKALKDKAVIKKLLCHHRFHTSCITKWLRRRSSCPVCRRMVLPPASSTFRIN, via the coding sequence ATGAATAGGATACAATATGGCATTGTGAGATTAAATCGGAGATTACGTAGAGTTGTGGCGAATGGAGAGAAATTAATCGCCATGTTGGAGACTTCTAATAATTTTGGTTCGCAATCGCAGCCTGACGTCGACGGCAACGGCAACGAAGACGTGGACGACGACgacaaagaagaggaagaagaaaacttaAAATGTGTGATATGTCTGAAGGCATTGAAGGATAAAGCTGTGATAAAGAAGCTTCTCTGTCATCATCGGTTTCACACTTCTTGCATCACCAAATGGCTTAGACGTCGCTCCAGTTGTCCTGTTTGCCGACGCATGGTTCTGCCGCCGGCTTCTTCTACTTTTCGTATTAATTAA